A portion of the Saimiri boliviensis isolate mSaiBol1 chromosome 1, mSaiBol1.pri, whole genome shotgun sequence genome contains these proteins:
- the LOC120364344 gene encoding large ribosomal subunit protein eL39-like, whose translation MSSHKTFRIKRFLAKKQKQNRPMPQWIRMKTGNKIRYNSRRRHWRRTRLGL comes from the coding sequence ATGTCTTCTCACAAGACTTTCAGGATTAAGCGATTCCtggccaagaaacaaaagcaaaatcgtCCCATGCCCCAGTGGATTCGGatgaaaactggtaataaaatcAGGTACAACTCCAGAAGGAGACACTGGAGAAGAACCAGGCTTGGTCTGTAA